One genomic segment of Dromaius novaehollandiae isolate bDroNov1 chromosome 12, bDroNov1.hap1, whole genome shotgun sequence includes these proteins:
- the TMCC1 gene encoding transmembrane and coiled-coil domains protein 1 isoform X5 yields MFMWCCCTCVCCERDFCEPVKIERLEVSSLAQTSSAVASSTDGSINADSIDGTPDPQRTKVAITHLQQKILKLTEQIKIEQTARDNNVAEYLKLANNADKQQSARIKQVFEKKNQKSAQTILQLQKKLEHYHRKLREIEQNGIPRQPKDVFRDMHQGLKDVGAKVTGFSEGVVDSVKGGLSSFSQATHSAAGAVVSKPREIASLIRNKFGSADNIANLKDSLEEGQEDGTGGKALGVIQNFQSSPKYGSEEDCSSATSGSVGANSTTGGPVGASSSKTNTLDMQSSGFDAILHEIQEIRETQARLEESFEDLKVRYQRDYSLIMQTLQEERYRCERLEEQLNDLTELHQNEILNLKQELASMEEKIAYQSYERARDIQEALEACQTRISKMELQQQQQQVVQLEGLENATARNLLGKLINILLAVMAVLLVFVSTVANCVVPLMKTRNRTFSTLLVVVFIAFLWKHWDAIAGYLERFLSPPR; encoded by the exons ATGTTTATGTGGTGCTGCTGTACCTGCGTGTGCTGCGAAAGGGACTTCTGCGAGCCCGTGAAG ATCGAGCGGTTGGAAGTCAGCAGCCTAGCCCAGACCTCCAGCGCAGTCGCCTCGAGCACTGATGGCAGCATCAACGCAGACTCAATCGATGGGACCCCAGATCCTCAGCGTACAAAAGTGGCCATCACTCACCTGCAGCAGAAGATACTGAAGTTGACCGAGCAGATCAAAATCGAACAAACAGCCCGTGATAACAACGTGGCAGAGTATCTGAAACTGGCTAACAATGCCGACAAGCAGCAGAGCGCCCGCATCAAGCAAGTGtttgagaagaaaaatcagaagtcaGCCCAGAccatcctgcagctgcagaagaaactagAGCATTACCATCGAAAGCTGCGAGAGATTGAACAGAATGGGATCCCTCGGCAACCAAAGGATGTCTTCAGGGATATGCACCAGGGTTTGAAGGATGTTGGAGCAAAAGTCACTGGCTTCAGTGAGGGCGTGGTAGACAGTGTTAAAGGTGGGCTTTCCAGTTTCTCCCAAGCCACGCATtcagcagcaggagctgtggtTTCCAAACCTCGGGAGATCGCTTCCCTCATAAGGAACAAGTTTGGCAGTGCAGACAATATTGCTAATCTGAAAGATTCTTTGGAAGAAGGCCAGGAAGATGGGACAGGAGGCAAGGCTCTAGGTGTTATTCAGAACTTTCAGTCAAGCCCAAAATATGGCAGTGAAGAGGATTGCTCCAGTGCCACGTCGGGCTCAGTGGGAGCCAACAGCACCACAGGAGGCCCTGTGGGAGCTTCCAGCTCCAAAACAAACACTCTGGATATGCAGAGCTCAGGGTTTGATGCAATACTACATGAGATTCAAGAAATTCGAGAGACACAGGCAAGACTGGAAGAATCATTTGAGGACCTTAAGGTTCGTTATCAGAGGGATTACTCATTAATAATGCAGACTCTGCAAGAGGAGCGGTACAG ATGTGAAAGACTAGAAGAGCAGCTAAATGACCTGACTGAGCTCCATCAGAATGAGATCCTAAATTTAAAGCAGGAGCTGGCCAGCATGGAGGAGAAAATTGCCTATCAGTCTTACGAGCGAGCCCGGGACATCCAG GAGGCCCTGGAGGCCTGCCAGACCCGGATCTCCAagatggagctgcagcagcagcagcagcaggtggtgCAGCTGGAGGGGCTGGAGAACGCCACGGCCAGGAACCTCCTGGGGAAGCTCATCAACATCCTGCTGGCCGTCATGGCCGTCCTCCTGGTCTTCGTCTCCACCGTGGCCAACTGCGTCGTGCCCCTCATGAAGACTCGCAATAGGACGTTCAGCACTTTACTCGTGGTGGTTTTCATTGCCTTTCTGTGGAAGCACTGGGACGCCATCGCCGGCTACTTGGAACGGTTCCTGTCCCCCCCCAGATGA
- the TMCC1 gene encoding transmembrane and coiled-coil domains protein 1 isoform X6 gives MPCMAVFKDFADVGWDPDLVKIERLEVSSLAQTSSAVASSTDGSINADSIDGTPDPQRTKVAITHLQQKILKLTEQIKIEQTARDNNVAEYLKLANNADKQQSARIKQVFEKKNQKSAQTILQLQKKLEHYHRKLREIEQNGIPRQPKDVFRDMHQGLKDVGAKVTGFSEGVVDSVKGGLSSFSQATHSAAGAVVSKPREIASLIRNKFGSADNIANLKDSLEEGQEDGTGGKALGVIQNFQSSPKYGSEEDCSSATSGSVGANSTTGGPVGASSSKTNTLDMQSSGFDAILHEIQEIRETQARLEESFEDLKVRYQRDYSLIMQTLQEERYRCERLEEQLNDLTELHQNEILNLKQELASMEEKIAYQSYERARDIQEALEACQTRISKMELQQQQQQVVQLEGLENATARNLLGKLINILLAVMAVLLVFVSTVANCVVPLMKTRNRTFSTLLVVVFIAFLWKHWDAIAGYLERFLSPPR, from the exons ATGCCCTGTATggctgtttttaaagattttgcagATGTGGGATGGGATCCTGATTTGGTCAAG ATCGAGCGGTTGGAAGTCAGCAGCCTAGCCCAGACCTCCAGCGCAGTCGCCTCGAGCACTGATGGCAGCATCAACGCAGACTCAATCGATGGGACCCCAGATCCTCAGCGTACAAAAGTGGCCATCACTCACCTGCAGCAGAAGATACTGAAGTTGACCGAGCAGATCAAAATCGAACAAACAGCCCGTGATAACAACGTGGCAGAGTATCTGAAACTGGCTAACAATGCCGACAAGCAGCAGAGCGCCCGCATCAAGCAAGTGtttgagaagaaaaatcagaagtcaGCCCAGAccatcctgcagctgcagaagaaactagAGCATTACCATCGAAAGCTGCGAGAGATTGAACAGAATGGGATCCCTCGGCAACCAAAGGATGTCTTCAGGGATATGCACCAGGGTTTGAAGGATGTTGGAGCAAAAGTCACTGGCTTCAGTGAGGGCGTGGTAGACAGTGTTAAAGGTGGGCTTTCCAGTTTCTCCCAAGCCACGCATtcagcagcaggagctgtggtTTCCAAACCTCGGGAGATCGCTTCCCTCATAAGGAACAAGTTTGGCAGTGCAGACAATATTGCTAATCTGAAAGATTCTTTGGAAGAAGGCCAGGAAGATGGGACAGGAGGCAAGGCTCTAGGTGTTATTCAGAACTTTCAGTCAAGCCCAAAATATGGCAGTGAAGAGGATTGCTCCAGTGCCACGTCGGGCTCAGTGGGAGCCAACAGCACCACAGGAGGCCCTGTGGGAGCTTCCAGCTCCAAAACAAACACTCTGGATATGCAGAGCTCAGGGTTTGATGCAATACTACATGAGATTCAAGAAATTCGAGAGACACAGGCAAGACTGGAAGAATCATTTGAGGACCTTAAGGTTCGTTATCAGAGGGATTACTCATTAATAATGCAGACTCTGCAAGAGGAGCGGTACAG ATGTGAAAGACTAGAAGAGCAGCTAAATGACCTGACTGAGCTCCATCAGAATGAGATCCTAAATTTAAAGCAGGAGCTGGCCAGCATGGAGGAGAAAATTGCCTATCAGTCTTACGAGCGAGCCCGGGACATCCAG GAGGCCCTGGAGGCCTGCCAGACCCGGATCTCCAagatggagctgcagcagcagcagcagcaggtggtgCAGCTGGAGGGGCTGGAGAACGCCACGGCCAGGAACCTCCTGGGGAAGCTCATCAACATCCTGCTGGCCGTCATGGCCGTCCTCCTGGTCTTCGTCTCCACCGTGGCCAACTGCGTCGTGCCCCTCATGAAGACTCGCAATAGGACGTTCAGCACTTTACTCGTGGTGGTTTTCATTGCCTTTCTGTGGAAGCACTGGGACGCCATCGCCGGCTACTTGGAACGGTTCCTGTCCCCCCCCAGATGA
- the TMCC1 gene encoding transmembrane and coiled-coil domains protein 1 isoform X10, translating to MEIERLEVSSLAQTSSAVASSTDGSINADSIDGTPDPQRTKVAITHLQQKILKLTEQIKIEQTARDNNVAEYLKLANNADKQQSARIKQVFEKKNQKSAQTILQLQKKLEHYHRKLREIEQNGIPRQPKDVFRDMHQGLKDVGAKVTGFSEGVVDSVKGGLSSFSQATHSAAGAVVSKPREIASLIRNKFGSADNIANLKDSLEEGQEDGTGGKALGVIQNFQSSPKYGSEEDCSSATSGSVGANSTTGGPVGASSSKTNTLDMQSSGFDAILHEIQEIRETQARLEESFEDLKVRYQRDYSLIMQTLQEERYRCERLEEQLNDLTELHQNEILNLKQELASMEEKIAYQSYERARDIQEALEACQTRISKMELQQQQQQVVQLEGLENATARNLLGKLINILLAVMAVLLVFVSTVANCVVPLMKTRNRTFSTLLVVVFIAFLWKHWDAIAGYLERFLSPPR from the exons ATCGAGCGGTTGGAAGTCAGCAGCCTAGCCCAGACCTCCAGCGCAGTCGCCTCGAGCACTGATGGCAGCATCAACGCAGACTCAATCGATGGGACCCCAGATCCTCAGCGTACAAAAGTGGCCATCACTCACCTGCAGCAGAAGATACTGAAGTTGACCGAGCAGATCAAAATCGAACAAACAGCCCGTGATAACAACGTGGCAGAGTATCTGAAACTGGCTAACAATGCCGACAAGCAGCAGAGCGCCCGCATCAAGCAAGTGtttgagaagaaaaatcagaagtcaGCCCAGAccatcctgcagctgcagaagaaactagAGCATTACCATCGAAAGCTGCGAGAGATTGAACAGAATGGGATCCCTCGGCAACCAAAGGATGTCTTCAGGGATATGCACCAGGGTTTGAAGGATGTTGGAGCAAAAGTCACTGGCTTCAGTGAGGGCGTGGTAGACAGTGTTAAAGGTGGGCTTTCCAGTTTCTCCCAAGCCACGCATtcagcagcaggagctgtggtTTCCAAACCTCGGGAGATCGCTTCCCTCATAAGGAACAAGTTTGGCAGTGCAGACAATATTGCTAATCTGAAAGATTCTTTGGAAGAAGGCCAGGAAGATGGGACAGGAGGCAAGGCTCTAGGTGTTATTCAGAACTTTCAGTCAAGCCCAAAATATGGCAGTGAAGAGGATTGCTCCAGTGCCACGTCGGGCTCAGTGGGAGCCAACAGCACCACAGGAGGCCCTGTGGGAGCTTCCAGCTCCAAAACAAACACTCTGGATATGCAGAGCTCAGGGTTTGATGCAATACTACATGAGATTCAAGAAATTCGAGAGACACAGGCAAGACTGGAAGAATCATTTGAGGACCTTAAGGTTCGTTATCAGAGGGATTACTCATTAATAATGCAGACTCTGCAAGAGGAGCGGTACAG ATGTGAAAGACTAGAAGAGCAGCTAAATGACCTGACTGAGCTCCATCAGAATGAGATCCTAAATTTAAAGCAGGAGCTGGCCAGCATGGAGGAGAAAATTGCCTATCAGTCTTACGAGCGAGCCCGGGACATCCAG GAGGCCCTGGAGGCCTGCCAGACCCGGATCTCCAagatggagctgcagcagcagcagcagcaggtggtgCAGCTGGAGGGGCTGGAGAACGCCACGGCCAGGAACCTCCTGGGGAAGCTCATCAACATCCTGCTGGCCGTCATGGCCGTCCTCCTGGTCTTCGTCTCCACCGTGGCCAACTGCGTCGTGCCCCTCATGAAGACTCGCAATAGGACGTTCAGCACTTTACTCGTGGTGGTTTTCATTGCCTTTCTGTGGAAGCACTGGGACGCCATCGCCGGCTACTTGGAACGGTTCCTGTCCCCCCCCAGATGA
- the TMCC1 gene encoding transmembrane and coiled-coil domains protein 1 isoform X7, protein MHWERARLPRRDKIERLEVSSLAQTSSAVASSTDGSINADSIDGTPDPQRTKVAITHLQQKILKLTEQIKIEQTARDNNVAEYLKLANNADKQQSARIKQVFEKKNQKSAQTILQLQKKLEHYHRKLREIEQNGIPRQPKDVFRDMHQGLKDVGAKVTGFSEGVVDSVKGGLSSFSQATHSAAGAVVSKPREIASLIRNKFGSADNIANLKDSLEEGQEDGTGGKALGVIQNFQSSPKYGSEEDCSSATSGSVGANSTTGGPVGASSSKTNTLDMQSSGFDAILHEIQEIRETQARLEESFEDLKVRYQRDYSLIMQTLQEERYRCERLEEQLNDLTELHQNEILNLKQELASMEEKIAYQSYERARDIQEALEACQTRISKMELQQQQQQVVQLEGLENATARNLLGKLINILLAVMAVLLVFVSTVANCVVPLMKTRNRTFSTLLVVVFIAFLWKHWDAIAGYLERFLSPPR, encoded by the exons ATGCACTGGGAGCGGGCGCGACTGCCCCGCCGGGACAAG ATCGAGCGGTTGGAAGTCAGCAGCCTAGCCCAGACCTCCAGCGCAGTCGCCTCGAGCACTGATGGCAGCATCAACGCAGACTCAATCGATGGGACCCCAGATCCTCAGCGTACAAAAGTGGCCATCACTCACCTGCAGCAGAAGATACTGAAGTTGACCGAGCAGATCAAAATCGAACAAACAGCCCGTGATAACAACGTGGCAGAGTATCTGAAACTGGCTAACAATGCCGACAAGCAGCAGAGCGCCCGCATCAAGCAAGTGtttgagaagaaaaatcagaagtcaGCCCAGAccatcctgcagctgcagaagaaactagAGCATTACCATCGAAAGCTGCGAGAGATTGAACAGAATGGGATCCCTCGGCAACCAAAGGATGTCTTCAGGGATATGCACCAGGGTTTGAAGGATGTTGGAGCAAAAGTCACTGGCTTCAGTGAGGGCGTGGTAGACAGTGTTAAAGGTGGGCTTTCCAGTTTCTCCCAAGCCACGCATtcagcagcaggagctgtggtTTCCAAACCTCGGGAGATCGCTTCCCTCATAAGGAACAAGTTTGGCAGTGCAGACAATATTGCTAATCTGAAAGATTCTTTGGAAGAAGGCCAGGAAGATGGGACAGGAGGCAAGGCTCTAGGTGTTATTCAGAACTTTCAGTCAAGCCCAAAATATGGCAGTGAAGAGGATTGCTCCAGTGCCACGTCGGGCTCAGTGGGAGCCAACAGCACCACAGGAGGCCCTGTGGGAGCTTCCAGCTCCAAAACAAACACTCTGGATATGCAGAGCTCAGGGTTTGATGCAATACTACATGAGATTCAAGAAATTCGAGAGACACAGGCAAGACTGGAAGAATCATTTGAGGACCTTAAGGTTCGTTATCAGAGGGATTACTCATTAATAATGCAGACTCTGCAAGAGGAGCGGTACAG ATGTGAAAGACTAGAAGAGCAGCTAAATGACCTGACTGAGCTCCATCAGAATGAGATCCTAAATTTAAAGCAGGAGCTGGCCAGCATGGAGGAGAAAATTGCCTATCAGTCTTACGAGCGAGCCCGGGACATCCAG GAGGCCCTGGAGGCCTGCCAGACCCGGATCTCCAagatggagctgcagcagcagcagcagcaggtggtgCAGCTGGAGGGGCTGGAGAACGCCACGGCCAGGAACCTCCTGGGGAAGCTCATCAACATCCTGCTGGCCGTCATGGCCGTCCTCCTGGTCTTCGTCTCCACCGTGGCCAACTGCGTCGTGCCCCTCATGAAGACTCGCAATAGGACGTTCAGCACTTTACTCGTGGTGGTTTTCATTGCCTTTCTGTGGAAGCACTGGGACGCCATCGCCGGCTACTTGGAACGGTTCCTGTCCCCCCCCAGATGA
- the TMCC1 gene encoding transmembrane and coiled-coil domains protein 1 isoform X9, giving the protein MEVIFSLIERLEVSSLAQTSSAVASSTDGSINADSIDGTPDPQRTKVAITHLQQKILKLTEQIKIEQTARDNNVAEYLKLANNADKQQSARIKQVFEKKNQKSAQTILQLQKKLEHYHRKLREIEQNGIPRQPKDVFRDMHQGLKDVGAKVTGFSEGVVDSVKGGLSSFSQATHSAAGAVVSKPREIASLIRNKFGSADNIANLKDSLEEGQEDGTGGKALGVIQNFQSSPKYGSEEDCSSATSGSVGANSTTGGPVGASSSKTNTLDMQSSGFDAILHEIQEIRETQARLEESFEDLKVRYQRDYSLIMQTLQEERYRCERLEEQLNDLTELHQNEILNLKQELASMEEKIAYQSYERARDIQEALEACQTRISKMELQQQQQQVVQLEGLENATARNLLGKLINILLAVMAVLLVFVSTVANCVVPLMKTRNRTFSTLLVVVFIAFLWKHWDAIAGYLERFLSPPR; this is encoded by the exons ATGGAGGTGATATTCAGCCTG ATCGAGCGGTTGGAAGTCAGCAGCCTAGCCCAGACCTCCAGCGCAGTCGCCTCGAGCACTGATGGCAGCATCAACGCAGACTCAATCGATGGGACCCCAGATCCTCAGCGTACAAAAGTGGCCATCACTCACCTGCAGCAGAAGATACTGAAGTTGACCGAGCAGATCAAAATCGAACAAACAGCCCGTGATAACAACGTGGCAGAGTATCTGAAACTGGCTAACAATGCCGACAAGCAGCAGAGCGCCCGCATCAAGCAAGTGtttgagaagaaaaatcagaagtcaGCCCAGAccatcctgcagctgcagaagaaactagAGCATTACCATCGAAAGCTGCGAGAGATTGAACAGAATGGGATCCCTCGGCAACCAAAGGATGTCTTCAGGGATATGCACCAGGGTTTGAAGGATGTTGGAGCAAAAGTCACTGGCTTCAGTGAGGGCGTGGTAGACAGTGTTAAAGGTGGGCTTTCCAGTTTCTCCCAAGCCACGCATtcagcagcaggagctgtggtTTCCAAACCTCGGGAGATCGCTTCCCTCATAAGGAACAAGTTTGGCAGTGCAGACAATATTGCTAATCTGAAAGATTCTTTGGAAGAAGGCCAGGAAGATGGGACAGGAGGCAAGGCTCTAGGTGTTATTCAGAACTTTCAGTCAAGCCCAAAATATGGCAGTGAAGAGGATTGCTCCAGTGCCACGTCGGGCTCAGTGGGAGCCAACAGCACCACAGGAGGCCCTGTGGGAGCTTCCAGCTCCAAAACAAACACTCTGGATATGCAGAGCTCAGGGTTTGATGCAATACTACATGAGATTCAAGAAATTCGAGAGACACAGGCAAGACTGGAAGAATCATTTGAGGACCTTAAGGTTCGTTATCAGAGGGATTACTCATTAATAATGCAGACTCTGCAAGAGGAGCGGTACAG ATGTGAAAGACTAGAAGAGCAGCTAAATGACCTGACTGAGCTCCATCAGAATGAGATCCTAAATTTAAAGCAGGAGCTGGCCAGCATGGAGGAGAAAATTGCCTATCAGTCTTACGAGCGAGCCCGGGACATCCAG GAGGCCCTGGAGGCCTGCCAGACCCGGATCTCCAagatggagctgcagcagcagcagcagcaggtggtgCAGCTGGAGGGGCTGGAGAACGCCACGGCCAGGAACCTCCTGGGGAAGCTCATCAACATCCTGCTGGCCGTCATGGCCGTCCTCCTGGTCTTCGTCTCCACCGTGGCCAACTGCGTCGTGCCCCTCATGAAGACTCGCAATAGGACGTTCAGCACTTTACTCGTGGTGGTTTTCATTGCCTTTCTGTGGAAGCACTGGGACGCCATCGCCGGCTACTTGGAACGGTTCCTGTCCCCCCCCAGATGA
- the TMCC1 gene encoding transmembrane and coiled-coil domains protein 1 isoform X8, with product MVQRFSLRRQLSKIERLEVSSLAQTSSAVASSTDGSINADSIDGTPDPQRTKVAITHLQQKILKLTEQIKIEQTARDNNVAEYLKLANNADKQQSARIKQVFEKKNQKSAQTILQLQKKLEHYHRKLREIEQNGIPRQPKDVFRDMHQGLKDVGAKVTGFSEGVVDSVKGGLSSFSQATHSAAGAVVSKPREIASLIRNKFGSADNIANLKDSLEEGQEDGTGGKALGVIQNFQSSPKYGSEEDCSSATSGSVGANSTTGGPVGASSSKTNTLDMQSSGFDAILHEIQEIRETQARLEESFEDLKVRYQRDYSLIMQTLQEERYRCERLEEQLNDLTELHQNEILNLKQELASMEEKIAYQSYERARDIQEALEACQTRISKMELQQQQQQVVQLEGLENATARNLLGKLINILLAVMAVLLVFVSTVANCVVPLMKTRNRTFSTLLVVVFIAFLWKHWDAIAGYLERFLSPPR from the exons ATCGAGCGGTTGGAAGTCAGCAGCCTAGCCCAGACCTCCAGCGCAGTCGCCTCGAGCACTGATGGCAGCATCAACGCAGACTCAATCGATGGGACCCCAGATCCTCAGCGTACAAAAGTGGCCATCACTCACCTGCAGCAGAAGATACTGAAGTTGACCGAGCAGATCAAAATCGAACAAACAGCCCGTGATAACAACGTGGCAGAGTATCTGAAACTGGCTAACAATGCCGACAAGCAGCAGAGCGCCCGCATCAAGCAAGTGtttgagaagaaaaatcagaagtcaGCCCAGAccatcctgcagctgcagaagaaactagAGCATTACCATCGAAAGCTGCGAGAGATTGAACAGAATGGGATCCCTCGGCAACCAAAGGATGTCTTCAGGGATATGCACCAGGGTTTGAAGGATGTTGGAGCAAAAGTCACTGGCTTCAGTGAGGGCGTGGTAGACAGTGTTAAAGGTGGGCTTTCCAGTTTCTCCCAAGCCACGCATtcagcagcaggagctgtggtTTCCAAACCTCGGGAGATCGCTTCCCTCATAAGGAACAAGTTTGGCAGTGCAGACAATATTGCTAATCTGAAAGATTCTTTGGAAGAAGGCCAGGAAGATGGGACAGGAGGCAAGGCTCTAGGTGTTATTCAGAACTTTCAGTCAAGCCCAAAATATGGCAGTGAAGAGGATTGCTCCAGTGCCACGTCGGGCTCAGTGGGAGCCAACAGCACCACAGGAGGCCCTGTGGGAGCTTCCAGCTCCAAAACAAACACTCTGGATATGCAGAGCTCAGGGTTTGATGCAATACTACATGAGATTCAAGAAATTCGAGAGACACAGGCAAGACTGGAAGAATCATTTGAGGACCTTAAGGTTCGTTATCAGAGGGATTACTCATTAATAATGCAGACTCTGCAAGAGGAGCGGTACAG ATGTGAAAGACTAGAAGAGCAGCTAAATGACCTGACTGAGCTCCATCAGAATGAGATCCTAAATTTAAAGCAGGAGCTGGCCAGCATGGAGGAGAAAATTGCCTATCAGTCTTACGAGCGAGCCCGGGACATCCAG GAGGCCCTGGAGGCCTGCCAGACCCGGATCTCCAagatggagctgcagcagcagcagcagcaggtggtgCAGCTGGAGGGGCTGGAGAACGCCACGGCCAGGAACCTCCTGGGGAAGCTCATCAACATCCTGCTGGCCGTCATGGCCGTCCTCCTGGTCTTCGTCTCCACCGTGGCCAACTGCGTCGTGCCCCTCATGAAGACTCGCAATAGGACGTTCAGCACTTTACTCGTGGTGGTTTTCATTGCCTTTCTGTGGAAGCACTGGGACGCCATCGCCGGCTACTTGGAACGGTTCCTGTCCCCCCCCAGATGA